ccatcttttcACTAAGGATAACTGACCTCTAAGTTTAGGGATATTTCAGATGTCAGTTATCAGACAGAAAACTAGTAAGGAATAAATGCCCTCCTCTCTGTAATGTGTGTAGCGGGAGCAGCCTGAACTCCCTAAGTCATCATGGAATGTTTTGAAAATGGAAGGAAGGGAATGTCATAACTCTGGATATGAGGTCCAGAATTGGGATCAGACTTTTTCTAGGATACTTTTTCAATGtgttcaaaaacaacagaagtaGTTTAGAAATCTCATCTTGAGACTGCTGAGCTATCCAAACACATGGCTTTATTTTAGGTGAGGGCCATGGGTTTTGCAGTCAAGTCAGCTGCTATTTGTATAAGCAAGACTTCATCAATATTCTTACAAAGCTCGCCCCCCTTATATAGGCTGGCAGCAATTTTGCCTTAGAAAATGAGCCTACGTGACTCTAGAGGCTACAAATGAATTTTGTTAGAAGTAGGAACTGAAGAGCCTGTTAGGAAGGTAGAAGTCAATTTTGCCACATGTGGCTCAAACTATTAAATATAACAAGGCCTGGGTATTCCCATGTTCTTATATGCTCAATAGACATTGCAATTTATCAAACGGTGACAAACTTAAAAGCCTGTGGCATTGTCCTGTTAGACCctgggaaagctttttttttttttttttttttttttttttttttttgcggtacgcgggcctctcactgttgtggcctctccctttgcggagcacaggctccggaagcgcaggctcagcggccatggctcacgggcccagccgctccgcggcatgtgggatcctcccagaccggggcacgaacccgtgtcccctgcatcggcaggcggcctctcaaccactgtgccaccagggaagccctgggaaagcTTTTTAAGTGCAGATTATACTACTAAAGGTGGATATGATCCTGTATGGTCTCAAGTTGCCCCCGATCCTACATAAAGGGCCCACTCTTTGGGATGAcattctcctccttccccctgcCTAGCCTCAGAATCATTGCATCCCGGCTCTTTCCTGCCCACCGTGGAAAAAGTTCCCCTTTCTCAGTCTGTTCTAAACATGGCAACCAAATCTGAAAAACTTCAACACACTTCTGTCATTTTAAATGCATCTCATGCATCTCAAACTTTGAACTATgtatttcacatttcttttattCGGTTAGATGTACCAACCATCTGACTTTTGACTGCTGCAGTAGACAAAACTTGGTTCtctagtttttttccctttactatTTTTCTCAGAATCTTAATGAACCTTGAAGAGACCACTGATGTGGGTGCTCCTACTTATGTAGGATAAAAGATCAGCTCTACATCAGCCCCCAAATTTCAACTAGTTCTTTGGCAGGCAGGTCTGTGGATTAAAAATGGATGCTTCCAGTAACTTTGAGGCATTATAACATTATGAAGTGGTTTATGAAATTCCACTGACTTAGTTTTAGTGCTATTATATTCTTAAATAACTGAACATTGACAGTCCATATGGAGCATTAGAGAACTCTTAGGGAGGTTCTAATCGCTCAAGAAAGGAAATTAATATCCAAGTGACAGCTGTGAGTCAAATGATTAAGTATCTTGAACACTTTGGGGAGTCTTTGTTCCACCCCCACTAACCTTGTGGCCTGATGTACTTAGACCTACTGCAATAGTAAGTGAATGTGTCTCTTATAAAAAACTGTTCTAGggacttcacagatgaggaatctgaggcctTAACTAGGACACAGGTCTTCTGGGCTCAGTTGAGAGCTCTCCTCCCTACAGCTGTCTGTTtttaaaggaatgaagtgcttTCATAAAAGATTCAGTCTAAAATAATTCTTTAACGCAGCTTCAATTAAAGATCGTCTTGGTTGCTTCTGAAAACAACGGATCACCACACCCAGAGTCAAAAACGACCAGAACACAGACTTAAAAACCAAGCCATTTAATTGTGTCTTCGAAGGTAAACAATATCTTGAGATGGATCCCAAGCCCCGAGAATGCCAGAGCTACGGGTCCAAGAAGTCCCGTGGGGTGGTATTCTCAAGAGTCCAGAGGGGCAGACCTCAGGGTGTTCTGAGGCAGAGTACTTATGGAATTCGTGCATTCCATTTTGCAATTTTGCAGACTGCCAGAAACAGACCCCAAGAGTCTCTTGAGATGGGGAAAATTCAACTCCTGGTCTTATAGATAAAAGCAGGAAGAGTACCAAAAATGTTACGTTTATGTCTCTTCACTTTTCTCACACAGTCTGAAGCCTGAGCTATCACATTCCCAACTCAGAGCAGCCTGAGCTGCAGTTCAGGTACAAGATTAGTCCCTCTATCCAGAGAGCTCTCATCAATACAGCTTTTGCACTTAAAGTGAAAAGAACCCTCTGGCGGCACAATGAGTTAGTTTATAagattttaatttacaaattaaaaagctacatgttttattttttctcctttttctcttctttctttacatCACTCTTTTCCTTATCTTTCTCTTTGTCATCTTTTCTATCCTTTTTGCTGTCTTCTTTTTCCTGCCCTTCTTTCTTCTCTGCGTCCCGGTTGGCGATCTTGTTGTTGATGAGGTTGTGCAAGGCGACCACGGAACGGATCAGCGAGGCCAAATACACCACCACCATCTGGTCATTGGTCTTCAGGTAAAAGGCCTTGACAAACTCCTGCAGGCTGACATCTGGCAGCAGGTTGAAGACGTCCTGCAGCTGGTAGATGATCTGATGGTTGATGGGCAGCTTGCCTGTGGCCACTTTCTCCAGGTAGCTCCTGATATCCAGAAGCTTGGAATTGAGTCCCTTCAAACCATGGACCTGGTTTGTGATCCGCTGGGAAAGAGTGCCCACTGTAGTGTCTTTGATGTCTCTGTAGGAACCCACAAGAAAGGGCAGGAAAATACATCAGTGTCCTGTAAAATCACGCAGATTTTCACATTCTAAGGAAATACTAAGTTTGTGAGGAGGGGCaagttttccaaaggaaaaatgttACTTCCCCATTTTATAAAGATTTGAGTAAAATTGCCTTAATCTTGTTTTCATTTGGAGGAATATGTTTTATCTTTCTCATCACAgggcatttttcaaaagaaaagagagaactaaaatgaaatcattttcactaaaaaacaaaaacaaaaaaaaaaaccctctccacTTCAAGTTCCCTGTTCCTAAAAAGGGTGGCATTTTCTCCACCTGCATCTATATGATGTTGGGAGAAGCTTTTAAATCAGTCCGCAGTAACTTTTTGAACTGGAAGGAATCTTATTGTTTGAAAAAATCTATGATCATTTCAAGTAAGTCAGGGTTATGTAAACagaggatttaaaaataaaaccccagggcttccctggtggcagtggttaagaatccgcctgccaatgcaggggatgtgggttcgagccctggcctaggaagatcccacatgtcgcagagcaactaagcccgtgtgccacaactactgagcctgcattctagagcccgcgagccacaactactgagtctgtgtgccacaactactgaagcccacgtgcctagagcctgcgccttgcaacaggagaagccacggcagtgagaagcccacgcacagcaacgaagagtagtccctgctcgccgcaacgagagaaagcccacgtgcagcaatgaagacccaatgcagccaaaaataaataaaatataaatttaaatcaaTCAATCCATCCATCCCAGTCCAAGATGCAGATTCTCTGCAGAAAACTGGCTAGCTACAGTCACTGAAAAGGAGGTACACTGAAAGAGCACAAGTTTGCTTTTAAATAATTCACACATCTGTTCCCGTCACAGCCAGCATTACAGCTTCCAGACAAGGTGTGCTGTCCACAAGCTCATAAATCATAACTCAGGACACTTTAGAGATGAcccaggactagaacccaggtctccctATTCCTGATACAGATCTCTTCTTTACACTGAGCAGCTTCTTGGGCTGCTGCTGGTTCTGATGCTGTCCTGAAGTCTCACCGTAACAAGTGTTCAACTCCGACTTCCTCAGCTTCCTCTGCTCCAATTTCACTGGTCACATGCTCAAATGTTTTTGAGGTTGGAGTTCCATCCTGGGAGAGGAGAATTAACTACAGTTATTTACttacaaacaaacgaacaaactgGCACATGTTCCGTTTCATGCCTTGATTCTTCTGCTTTAAGTCAAATCACTTTCATGGGTGTCATTACTGGCTTTTTCATGGCAAGGGTGGGTAAAGTTTGCTTTGAAAGCTTTCAAAGCACTGTGACTTCTAAGCTGAAGTCACAGTGGTCCTGCTCAGGGAGGAGGTGTAGTGGGGAATCATCATTAGTTTATTTCTAAGGAAGATCTTGATATTCTCTCAAGCCTGCAGTAGAGATTAACATCAGGGAAGTCTTGATTTGGCTAAATTTTAAGGACTTATAAGCGTTCATTCTAAAATAGACAATATTCAGAACACCTGTACTTGAGGCAAGCTCATGTCAGAAGATAAATTTTTAACCATCTGTTGTCCCTTGGGTCAAATGGTCAGAGCACCAAAGCAATGTGGTTAGAATAACTGATTCTCTGGTGACCTGAATTAGTCAAGGAACCCATTAGTGGATGTGGTTTGCTGTATCACTTAGTGATTCCTTGATGGGACTCAGGAGAAACTTTTATCAGATCTAGTGCCAGAAGAGGCTGTACATCTCCTATAAAGGCTGTAAAATGTGTGCGAGGCACGACAGCACAGCAGTGAGTGCACAGACTCTAGCCAGGCTGCTTAGATTCAAAGCCTGGCTCTGCCATGTGTGATAAAGGAGCAGTGAgatcttgggaaagtcacttcacTTACACTAAGTGGTATAAACATTAGCTGTTGTTATTTTACCCAGGACAGTGTGAATCCTGCAAATGGCATCTTCCTCTTGGCTTTGTATGCTAGGATGGTCAGAGCCTTCAACACTCGTGCAGGACTTCGTGGCATGTCTTTTCATGTACTGATTTTCCCTGGCTTCATCTTATTATATGACCCCTTACATCCCCTCCATCCTCTTTTAAAAGATCTTGTttcattggtgtgtgtgtgtttgtgcgtgcgtgcatgtgcaTGCGTATATATAAGCAGCCTCTAATTCCTTTTGAAAGAGGCAGGGTAAAATTTAACTTATAACAACTGTATCAAGACCAGGGATAAGAGTCTTACTGCAACTAGGCAATACATTTGGATCTAAGCTCTCTGGTAGCAAGGCAAAGAGAAATAGGAGCATAGAGCTCTGCAGGGAACTAACTTAACAAAGCCTTTTCCagattttaaaactgaatatatGGATAACCATAAGGAAGAAAGACAGCCTTTAGTCTGTCCGTTCAACTTTGGAAATTCAAGACTGAGCTCTTTGCACACCCTAAGTGCAAATATTTTATACTCAAAACAAAACTCATATACAATTTCACATCAAATCCTATCCTAGAATTTGAGTTCAATTTtcttggaaatagagaaaagCTATTCTGGCAGCTATTCATGTCCATACCCAAGAAACAAGCTAACAGACCACATAGCTGGTACTGAATGCCATGGAGCTGACTATACAGGTGTCAAGTCATACAGATGGGTTTTGCCGTCTAGCTCCTGGCAGCTCTGACTTACTCGATTTGAAAACCTAGGATCTAGTCTATAGGGATTGGCTATAGACTAGATAGTTAATACAGTCACTATATAGGTGGGCTAACAGTGGAAACTGCATTAGATTAAGACCAAGCTCACTGGGCTCTGCATTTACTTTGCTGAGAACATCTCTGGGCAATCATTTGACTACTTTGGTCTCAATTTCATTTGTAAAAGGGGACTTTAGATTTCTATGGTCCTCTCTATTTCTAAAATTTGGTGActcaaatttgggggaaaaaaacataatatcAAACTATTGACAGAAACCAATAACCTTTTCTTTGTTATAAAGTATCTGTTgacttgaaaatggaaaaaaaaaacaaacccaatggCCCTAAAAGTAGCAAATCTAATCTCCTAGGCTCACAGCAAGATGACTTACATCATGAACTTCTTCCACCGAAATATATGCTTCTGTGGGCAGTCCCAAGTCCTTTGGTTTCACGTCAATGATGACCAATACCTGGCAGAAAAACAAATCAGAGCAAATCACCTCATACTGAGCACGTAAGGAATAACTGCAGCCATTCTGATGATTACCGAAGCTTTTCCATTCATTCAACCAGATATAAGCCagaattttcaggaaaaaaaataactttacattTCAAATTATCCTATTTGCTCTGCTCTTCAACCCCTTCCATTAACAAGCTGAGAGGTAGTATAGTGAAGTCATCAAGCAGAAGGAGATTAGAGTCCAGACAGCCGGCATTTTAATCCCAGCCCCACACTGAGAAGACCTTACTAAccattctgaacctcagttttctcattgtaAAGAGGATAACAATCTCATACAGTTACTGAGAGGATTAAGGAAGATAACTTACATACCTAGCACTGAACAGATGTTTAATTTACTAAATACACTGGGTTACCGTATACTACACAAAACACTGCAAATTAACACAAGCTTATAGAGAAAAAGTGGTGAACTGATTCATTATCCAAATCCTTCCTAGGATGCTTTTTCTTGAGTTAGCTGGCAACGAATATGAGTCAAGAGTTTTAAAGACGGAGTGCACTTACTGAGTTAGGGCAGTATCTTTTCATGAGTTCATTGATGGCGATGTCATTCTTGTGTAGTTTAGGGCCTGTGTGGTACCACCCAACTATTCTTTCTCTGGCTGGGAAGGAAAAATTAGTGGCTTTGAATTGTTACATAAAGATCTATGTATTTCCCTCAAAAAGGGTAAGAACTCCAGTAGTTATGTTCTCTAGCTTTTACAGAAATTCCAGACATCTAAACCTTGACATACCTATGAAATCTAAAACTCAAAAACAGGATTCTCAGAAAATAAACAGCAGGGGAAATCtagatatatacatatctcaGACTAGTTTAGGAGACCAGTCATACATGAAACAACTAGAAAACAATTCCAAggcaatatataaacaaattcaAGTTCACGTCACATAGATTACAACTGTGAGTGTTGTGGGAATAAACGTTTCCAAAGCAATGTGGTtgctgaaatgaaataaaatgaaagcgaCACATGTAACAGAGATATTTACCCTGGTGGTACTAAAGCTCTAGGGCAGGTGGATTTTATTTGACCATTCTTTGCTTTTCTGCTGTAGAGGGCTAGCTCTCTGCCCTGAAGCCTAGGTGGTCTAGCTGGCCTTAAATTGCTACTCTAGTTTCTCATTTATTCTACCTCATTCCTCTACCACCACTAGTCTTACTTCAGTCTAGCTAAGTGAAAGGGCCTGTGACATTAAACAAAGAAAAGTGAATATTTAGAAAAGGCATTATGGGCACACGCGCGcacgcgcatgcacacacacacacacacgtgccacAATGCCACCTACCATTGACCTTCTTAAACATTCCATACATGTTTTCCAAATAATCGTGGTCTAAAAACCAGACAGAATCATCTTTGTCGTCTTCATCAAAAGGGactagagagaaaaaaacccaaaaaacagttTAGGGTGCTAGACAGAACTCTAAGGGCACATATCACAACTGTAGACCCCTAGGCCAGATCTGATCCATTTCTTTGGTTTGTCCAACACAgtactaaaattatttttgagttgCTTTTAGTAAAAACTGGAAGATTTCACATACAAATCCAGACCTCCAGGTTCTCTTGAAAAACGGGAAGACCAGCAACAACTGGCTAGGGCCAGACAGAAGCCACCCCCTTTGAAAAGGACACATTCTTCACTTTGCTAAAAGCTCCATCACTTCCTAATATTCCTGTCTGGCAAATTACATTACTGCCTGATCCTTTTAGACACTGGAGTTAGTGACTGCTAGTCTAGCAGCCATGCCAGGaattattttgttgttctttattATTGTTGCTTCAATCATAAAATATATGGATACATTCTT
This genomic window from Mesoplodon densirostris isolate mMesDen1 chromosome 19, mMesDen1 primary haplotype, whole genome shotgun sequence contains:
- the PSMD7 gene encoding 26S proteasome non-ATPase regulatory subunit 7, encoding MPELAVQKVVVHPLVLLSVVDHFNRIGKVGNQKRVVGVLLGSWQKKVLDVSNSFAVPFDEDDKDDSVWFLDHDYLENMYGMFKKVNARERIVGWYHTGPKLHKNDIAINELMKRYCPNSVLVIIDVKPKDLGLPTEAYISVEEVHDDGTPTSKTFEHVTSEIGAEEAEEVGVEHLLRDIKDTTVGTLSQRITNQVHGLKGLNSKLLDIRSYLEKVATGKLPINHQIIYQLQDVFNLLPDVSLQEFVKAFYLKTNDQMVVVYLASLIRSVVALHNLINNKIANRDAEKKEGQEKEDSKKDRKDDKEKDKEKSDVKKEEKKEKK